Proteins found in one Ctenopharyngodon idella isolate HZGC_01 chromosome 16, HZGC01, whole genome shotgun sequence genomic segment:
- the si:dkey-82o10.4 gene encoding m-AAA protease-interacting protein 1, mitochondrial, with the protein MLRFTCLAARRELALCSWKRKTLFTKLETHCKPWWWHQRARPHASCAASPERAWHHLRRPSAPLAGQRYRHYSKEADRDSKDNEHPGITVVGIPDPITWIRNKFILFLIELYFGLKFSVEFDSGVKQAVVHVSAMLSKGKFEELRSVMSREAVESVRKKCRTLSEAQKRHLAISLDDMIFLLPEDVSIFFDQRGRKFVYITMRLWYLSSADVPEDPESTRIFKMDLTEEDGPQKKIITAVYEFYRELTAGADPEWTVTRIWHWKQLE; encoded by the exons ATGCTACGATTCACATGTTTGGCTGCACGTCGGGAACTCGCACTCTGTTCATGGAAGAGGAAGACTCTGTTTACTAAACTCGAGACCCATTGCAAACCATGGTGGTGGCATCAGCGCGCGCGCCCCCATGCCAGCTGCGCAGCTTCTCCAGAGCGCGCATGGCATCACCTGCGCAGACCGTCTGCGCCACTGGCTGGGCAGCGATACAGACATTATAGTAAAGAAGCAGACAGGGACTCTAAGGACAATGAGCATCCTGGCATCACAGTGGTGGGGATCCCGGATCCCATCACGTGGATCAGGAATAAGTTCATCTTGTTTTTAATTGAACTGTATTTTGGCTTGAAGTTCAGTGTGGAGTTTGACAGCGGTGTGAAACAG GCGGTGGTTCATGTGTCGGCTATGCTGTCCAAAGGAAAGTTTGAGGAGTTGAGAAGTGTGATGTCCAGAGAG GCTGTTGAAAGTGTCAGGAAGAAATGTAGAACTCTGTCAGAAGCCCAAAAAAGACACCTTGCAATTTCCCTCGATGACATGATATTTCTGCTGCCTGAGGATGTTTCCATATTCTTTGACCAAAGAG GCAGAAAGTTTGTTTACATCACAATGAGGCTTTGGTACCTGTCCAGCGCAGACGTACCCGAGGACCCCGAGAGCACCCGTATCTTCAAGATGGATTTAACTGAAGAAGATGGCCCTCAAAAGAAGATCATCACAGCTGTGTACGA